The window ttTATAAACAATTGTTTgatacatgcacacatgtatataaataaatgcagGGGTGTTGGTGTTCCTGATGATTATTTTAGGATAGGATTTGAGTAACCAGAGATCCTCCTAGACAGGATCTGAGCAACCAGAGAACTGCCTAAACccctttattctgtattttctgagcCAAACCTCTTTGCCTTATGAGGGTTGTGAGATATGGTGGAAACATTATGACTCATATGTTCCTGCTACTTTGCAATGACTGGGTACTTTTAGGGCTATATTTGGCGGATAGGTGCTGTTTATCTTTCCAAATAAAGGTAAGTCCTTGAATTTACTCCATCATGAAATAGATTCCTCAATTACAGGAACAATAGCCAGATCTGTGGACAGAAGATATAAAAGAGTGGAAGAAGTGATATTTCTAGAAATTCCATGCTGGGAAACCAATATGATTTAGGGTAAGAGTATTCAGAAGGGCAGGGGCAGAATAGAGGGAAAAGGGAATGGGGGTTCAGAGGGTTGGAATGGATTGTAGAGAACTAGTGCTAACGCATGAACCAAAAATAGTTACTCTGAAAAATTCCAGAATGTTTACCTGCAAGCAGAGACCAACATCCATGTGTGCCATGAATTAGGGATTTCTGTGGTTTGGAACCAGAGAGGGAATGTAAACTCTGAAACTGTGGCTAATTAACTTACAAAACGcaatggttttcattttcatttctgtaagatatccatattgatattttctttattagcaGTAATAGCCATAGTTTTTTACATTTGACACAGGAAGATGTGGATCCTCcccatatttcttttagtgcacACTATATGCTTTTCTTGGTTGACCTAGGGCATACTCCCAGGTGAATGTTTAGGTATTTAGGAGAGGTAGGTCTGGACAAGGGGGCAGGACTTCAGTCTCATTGTTTCTTTCTCCATCCTCAGCATTGACTACTTTGTGCTTGGCCTGTCTGAGTGTGAAAAACCAGAGGAAGACCCTTTACGGCTGAAATATTGACAATGCAACAACTGGTGAGAAAGGAATTGCTATGTCTACTGAAAAACATCCCCTGCCAGCATATGGGCAGATTTCTCCCCTTGGCCTAGATATTCTGTGTACACTCAGAAGATAGTCACTGATTTGAGATCCACTTAAGTTTCTGTAGGACCTTGGGATAGATAAATATGGTGGCCAGGGACTGACCAAGAAATAatctcctttccaacatttaCCCTAATTTGTTCCAGTCTCCATTAAGCCTGTGTATTCACAGAAGACATGAGagaatttaatttccttaagtAGCCCATGTCAGGGATTGAGAAGAGATTCACTCATTTACCATGTTAGTGATTTATGTGCATAGTCCTGTTGTGCATGTAGTGATGGAAATGAGTAAAAGCACAATTTGACAGTCCAAGTTTTATCATGTTTCAACATGCACGTTTCATCAGGTAAGTTCAATCAGTCCATTGTTAGAGGTGCTGGGGTAAGGGACATGCTTTGTTCAAGAAAGCTCAAGAAATGGACAGGCCAGAAAaggcaatgaaaaaataatttttctccacTAATAAATTTGGTGgaatatatttgcatgttttgaaaaaaattttaacattctCACTAACACGTAGTCCTCAGTCaccaattttctctttttaaaaaagctttgtATAATTTAAGTGGAAGCAATGAATAGGGAGTATTGTTTCCTTAATTTAGACAGCACATATAGGAGAAGGAATATAGCAAAGAGTAAAATTTATGGCCCTGTGAAAAGttttgaagaactggagaaaccAGAACCAGTTAAGAGGTTAATTTTATTCTTGAACAGAGATACAAGAGAGACAGTGAAAACTGGCATTTGGAGGTGCAAGAGAAAATTTAGTAAAGGAGGAAGAGTCTGTGTGGGACTATACTTCAGTATGACATTCTCAGGGCCCCCCAGCTTGTACTGTTGAACTATCTTCATGACTTATAATGAACACTTGAGATTTGTAGAGTTTAAAGAATAAGAACCTCTTGATCCCAGCTTCTGTGTAAAGGTGATCTGCAGAATGTTgtgttaagtttttatttctgctttttaaataatagactAATCACTTTGTACCACAGTTTATTGTAACTTTCAGAAGGCTGGACAGTTTCTTAAATGATTTCAtagttgaagaaactgaagacATTAAATTGAGAGGCAGACTCTAACCACAGTCATGGTTAAAAATGTCAGATTACATTTATTGCTTGCATTGGGATGGGTCTATAGATATACTTTAAATTGGTGAAGAGAATTTTAGTTCTGAATACTCAGGTGCAAATTTAGTAGTTCCCATCTGGAATAATTACCAGTATGTTGAGAATTTTCAATGTTATATCACACCACAACTCTTGTGATTGTGCCTtaataatgaaattttatgttCAGAGTTTGTGTTTCTCTGTAAAGAGAGATGCTTGGTTAGCATTGAAAACGATGTTACTGAAACCTCAAACATAGTTTGAGCATTCTATATAAGCAGCCTTCCCTTCAGTGTGTCATTTCAACTATGCTATTCTGGACATAAGTAGGGATGGCCTAGTCCCAACCAGAATATCCATGTTGTTTTAGGAATCAATGACCTTCAAAGATTTAGCTATAGACTTCACACCTGAAGAGTGGTCCCTGCTGGACACaacccagagaaagctgttcagagatgtCATGCTAGAGAATATCAATCATCTTGTTTCCCTGGGTAAGTCTATCAGAattctgtctatctatctgtctgtctatctaatcTATCCATCATCTATTCAAGAAGTATCTAGAATAGCTTTCACATTTACCACTCCATCTCCACCTGAAGTCTTTTGTTACATTTACAATTACCTGAAAGAAATGTTTCTTCAGTTATTACTTACATCTCATTTGTCATACCAGCATAATGTAATCTTCCTGACAAAAAATGTCGTGTCTTTCTTGCTACGTAATCTCACCAATCACAACAGTGCTGAATACTTCATGAAGAGTATTGATAAACCAATGAATTAAATATTCTCTAATTAATTAGTATGCTCTAGGGACTATGGTGAGGTTTTAGAACCCAATAGTACAATAAtagatatatctttttctgtatAGAACTTATGTTGTTCTAGAGGAGCTTAagttttattggattttttttaaaaatagtatttaaccAATATGGAAGCCTCATTTCTCCTACTCTATGAAGACTGTGGTTACTGCATATTTTGACCTTGGGCATGGGCATAACAACCAGAGGACTCTAATGGCTTTTGGCACAAGGTTAGGTGTCATCCCTTTGTTGGTGAAGGATTGTCAGTATCCTCTGTTCAAAGCATGTTTCCCAGTGCTACCCTTCAGTGTTTATTTTATTCCACTTGCACTGGACTTGGTGATCATTGACTGCTGTTAGTCTGGAACTCAAAATCTGTGTTTCTCTTTCCCATAAACAGGGTATCAGCTCTGTGAGTCAGATGTGACTTCCCAGTTGGAGCAAGGAGAGGAACTGTGGAGAGAAGTGTTAGGATTTCTCCAGGGCCAGAGTCCAGGTGAGTTCCATGAACCTGTGCCCAAGTATGACAAGGAGACCTGGTCAGTGAATGAGCAGATCCTTGAAATATCATCTGAAGAACTCCTTAAATGAGTAATAGATATTCTCTGAAATGTAGACAGACACATCAAGGAAACATTTCCTCAGATGGTTTCATTATTCCATACGTGTATCTATCTTTACTTAAGTATTCATCTGTCATTGTCTTTGGCTTAGGGTAAAGACATATTAATTTACTTATTCAAATTAACGTACACATAATTTCCCTTGTTTAGGTCCTTCTCTTAAGGACTTTACTACTCTTTACCTTCTTAATATCCAATCTTCATTTTAACTCTATACTTTAAAAGTGAGTGGTACTGTAGTTCTTAATATCCTGAGAAGTTTCCACATCTTAGAGCATACCTTaattttcccttccctccccacccccccaccccccataaaGTGACagtatttgaaatatatgatcattggggcttatttttcattttcattctgttgATTCCACTGtagcaatgttttttatttttttatttttttttattttttaggtatGGAAAGTGACTTTAAACAACAAGAACTGCAACATATCTATAAGAAGGATGCATGCACCATGTCAGAGGTAAGCATCATGTGATGAACCCTTGTCATCCAAATATAAACCTTGGATGAAATAAGTTAGAAATTCAGCATAGTCACTGGACTGTAATTAAAGTTGTAGTTAAGAACTATCCCAGCATAAAGTTTTGGATAGTTTCACTTTAGGGAAAAAGTGACTGAGGTCAAAAACATAACCTGAGGTTTATAAAAGGATAATTGTATAAACATGGCTTATGTCTTGTGTTTGAAAGATAATGAAGTAGTCAAAATAATTTAGTTCTACAGTTGTGATAATATGAAAGAAAATCTCTATGCATGCAAGACAATAACAGTCCATGTTTTTgtaatgtgaaaatatttaagtAGAAATTCACCCAATAATTAGTCTGTATTCATAtgtagaaaaataatggataaaactaATTAGGAaaacttttaacagtttcttctctccttcccaacAGCAGATTTCTTGCACTCAAAAGGATCAATTTCAATGTAATGATTTGGAAGAGAATTTCGTTCACAGCTCTGCACTGGCTCAGTATGTGTcaactcacacaggagagaaaccctgtgtcAGCAGACAGTTTCAAAAAGCCCTCAGTGACCATTCATCCTTTATTCGACATAAGCACATCCACACCAAAAATAAATCATTTGACTGTCATATATGTGGGAAAGACTTCACTAGAAGTTATGCGCTCAGGCAGCATGAgcgaactcacactggagagaagccatatGCCTGCCatatatgtgggaaagccttcagtcagtCTTCAAAGCTCAggcaacatgagagaattcacactggacaGAAACCATATGCCTGCCAcatatgtgggaaagccttcagtcaatcTTCCAACCTTAGACGACATGacagaactcacactggagagaaaccttatggcTGCCGTCTATGTGGAAAAGCATTCAGTCAGTGTTCTACACTTAGAAAGCATGAGAGAACTCACTGtggagagaaaacaaataaatgtcatctctgtgggaaagccttcagtcggTATTCTGCCCTTAGACAACGTAAGAGTACTCTCAtcggagagaaaccatatgaatatCATGTATGTGGAAGAAACTTCACTTATAAGGGTTCTCATATAAGAAGACATGAGAAAACTACACTAGAGAATACCTGTGTGGCTGCTTTTATGTGGAAGAGCCTTTAGTCAGTCTTCCAATTTTAGACAGTATGAGAGAATGCACACTGGAGAGAAAACATGAATGTCATCCATGTGGGAAAACCTTTTACTCACTAATTATTCTGCCCATAAATGACAAGGGCATTTCACACTAAAAACTATTAAGAATATGAAGAGGTCTTCAGCCACAGCTCTaaccttttaaataaatgaaagagcccACATAGGGTGTTAATTCTGTGTGAGCATAATccatttgaaaatgaataaaggaaCGTTTTCAATTATTCTGAATTCCTTCATCAGTAAAGTTTTCAAATGGAGAAAATGCCAGTCCTAAAATCAAACTGAACAAGCCTTCAGCTGTAGCTCACATCAGGAATATCAGAATGAGAAAATACATAAGGAGACATCTTTACCACAGAATTTAATCATGAATTCAAAATTTTTCCTTATGAcctgtattagagttctctagagaaacaaactCAACAGgaaatttttgtaaatataaaatttataaaagtgtctcacgtaaccatgggaacatagagtcaaATATCTGTTTGGTAGGCCATGaggctgacaattctgatggaaggtttggatgaactccacaggagaagctcattggctgaagcaggaagagaccctctctcttctgaatactccttaaaagccttccagtgattagattaagcatcactcattgcagaagacacaccccttggctgaaatggaatcagctgtggatgcagctgttgtgatcatgatttaattttatgaaatgtcctcatagccacAGGCagaccagtacttgcccaaccagacaaacaggtaccaccacttggtcaaattgacgcatgaacctgaccctggcagtccaccccttgtcaacttggcagttataccCATCACcataaaccatacctaatttctaaataaaaaacaataaagcacacagtttttctttcacctaacaatattcaactgtcctgcatatgacTGGAAGcaacattaaatctctccagaatagggtgcaagtctttggaattattcattcttaaacttgatgtcttacaacttaaatagtataactggaacaaaacagcattacagtcctcttctgtaactgatcacgtggtcgtaattcatatttatcactaccttctccccctacccattccatgtttcctttgcCCTCAGCGagcacctcagctggctgtggttctttggcTGGTGGGGTGACcgaaaccttcattcctgaaatttcagacccattggtaatcctgcctggattgggatgttgcagttttccattgattttaatcacagggcatggtaatactaaaaaaacgccctagaggatctcctttattccagggaaactcttctttacctccattgtgtaattgcagtcctatttctccctgatagtcagggtcaatcaccccagacaataatgtaatcctcttcttgctttgttgatccaggggcgtgagtagcccaaagtgaccaggtggcagtcttagattccagttcagtggaaccgtttctcctggtggaagcactccccctttggGAACTAAaccctatagaccagcagagctcagggttgcagggatgggaagcaaaaattttcctagtggatcacaacgggtaatagtaagtggtgccactcccatttccaccccttggttcctggactcatggatcctggctatggtaGAAACAGcgccatacagtggatgctgattcagagcatacataacTTCTTGGAGAGCATTACcgcagcccttcaaggtattgccacctagttggcactgtaattgagttttcaaaaggccattccaccattctatcaatccagctgcttctggatgatggggaacatggtaagactagaaaattacatgagcatgtgcccattcccacacttcatttactgtgaagtgtgttccttgatcagaagtaatgctgtgtagaataccatggCGATAGAaaagacattctgtaagcccacaaatggtagttttggcagaagcattggtgcagggaaagcaaacctgtATCCACAGTATGTgtccattccagttagaacaaattgctgctgcttccatgaagggagtggtccgaTGTAATCAGCCTGCccccatgtagccagctggtcaccttggggaatggtgccatattggggactgaatgtgggtctctgctgctgacagattaggcactcagcagtggctgtaggcaagtcaaccttggtgagttgaagtccatgttgctgagcccatgcataacctccatccctactgttctggtttgctagctgccggaatgcaacacaccagagatggattgacttttactaaaaggggatttattttgttggttcttcagaggaaaggcagctaactttccactgaggttctttcttacgtggaaggcacaggatggtctctgctggtcttctctccaggcccctgggttccaacaactttccctggggtgacttctttctgcatctccaaaggcctgggctgagctgcaagtgctgagatgaggaatgccaagctgcttaggctgggctaaattgctctctctcatttaagcaccagccaattaagtcaaacatcactcactgcagcagacacgcctcctagctgactgcagatgtaattggcaacagatgaggttcacgtaccactggcttatgtccgcagcaataagactaggtatgctcacctgggcaagttgacaactgaatctaacacacctaccatcatgaccactttgttcatgagctcattgggccaatgacagaagttgctggcgaaagaggctgactggtatctacagaatgggtcatcttacccacttgatgattaaaaccttcctctgctgaagttacctgCTGGTGCActttcacatgggacacaaatatcttcatgtttttagcccactcagaaaggtctatccacatacttcttcccagacctctttgtcaccagttttccaattatggtctctccaagtccctgaccatccagtcaaactaTTAACGGCTGCctgtgagtcagtatacaaatgccaCCTATGGCCAGttcttctgttctagtttgctagctgccagaaagcaatataccagaaatggaatggcttttaaaaaggggaatttagggcgggccacagtggctcagcaggtaagaatgtttgcctgccaaacccgaggacccgggttcgattcctggtgcctgcccatgtgaaaaaaaaaaaaaggaatttaataagtttcaaatttacagttctaaggccgagaaaatgtcccaatatgtccaatcaaaggcagccagggaaagataccttggttcaagaaggctgatgaagttcagggtttctctcttaagtaagaaggtacatggcaaacacggagtcgtctgctagctttttctcctggcttctggtttcatgaaggttcccgggaggtgttttccttcttaatctccaaaggtcgctggctcgtggcctctctgcttcgtggtgctgcagtattctcggctctctccaaatctctttcattctccaaaatgtttcctcttttatacgactccagaaacttatcaagacccaccaaatgggtggagacatgtctccacctaatccagcttaacaaccattcttgattaaatcacatctccagggagatgatctgattactttcaaacatgcagtattgaatagggattattctgtctttatgaaatggggttttgattaaaatatggcttttctagggaacatacatcatttcaaaccagcacacctaccaagtaaaatgagcaaccaggtgcCCTGCTCGAACTTCTGCCTGCagggagaatttcccctcaccactgtcctttaagaacaccccagaaagggtttggagtgttgcagctgtccactatTGGGTGGTACcagcatattgtgctgaaccatctgtaaaccaggcctgagttttctcttcctcagtcaattcactgtaaggaagtCCCCAAGAAGCCATTGCTCTgggatgggaaagagaaggtaatggggcaggagtggagaccatgggcattagggccacttccttatgtaacttacttgtgccttcaggacctgctctggacCTCTGTTActtataccatttccatttaatgatggagtgctgctttgtacacccaactttatggcttgattggtcagacaacactcagctcatgataggcaactcaggtctcatggtaacttggtggccaatggttaagcgttcagtctctactaaggcccagtagcaggccaaa of the Tamandua tetradactyla isolate mTamTet1 chromosome 2, mTamTet1.pri, whole genome shotgun sequence genome contains:
- the LOC143665532 gene encoding zinc finger protein 879-like isoform X1, whose amino-acid sequence is MQQLESMTFKDLAIDFTPEEWSLLDTTQRKLFRDVMLENINHLVSLGYQLCESDVTSQLEQGEELWREVLGFLQGQSPGMESDFKQQELQHIYKKDACTMSEQISCTQKDQFQCNDLEENFVHSSALAQYVSTHTGEKPCVSRQFQKALSDHSSFIRHKHIHTKNKSFDCHICGKDFTRSYALRQHERTHTGEKPYACHICGKAFSQSSKLRQHERIHTGQKPYACHICGKAFSQSSNLRRHDRTHTGEKPYGCRLCGKAFSQCSTLRKHERTHCGEKTNKCHLCGKAFSRYSALRQRKSTLIGEKPYEYHVCGRNFTYKGSHIRRHEKTTLENTCVAAFMWKSL
- the LOC143665532 gene encoding zinc finger protein 879-like isoform X2, with the translated sequence MQQLESMTFKDLAIDFTPEEWSLLDTTQRKLFRDVMLENINHLVSLGYQLCESDVTSQLEQGEELWREVLGFLQGQSPGMESDFKQQELQHIYKKDACTMSEISCTQKDQFQCNDLEENFVHSSALAQYVSTHTGEKPCVSRQFQKALSDHSSFIRHKHIHTKNKSFDCHICGKDFTRSYALRQHERTHTGEKPYACHICGKAFSQSSKLRQHERIHTGQKPYACHICGKAFSQSSNLRRHDRTHTGEKPYGCRLCGKAFSQCSTLRKHERTHCGEKTNKCHLCGKAFSRYSALRQRKSTLIGEKPYEYHVCGRNFTYKGSHIRRHEKTTLENTCVAAFMWKSL